The proteins below come from a single Salvelinus alpinus chromosome 18, SLU_Salpinus.1, whole genome shotgun sequence genomic window:
- the lmo4a gene encoding LIM domain transcription factor LMO4a, with product MVNSRVEASAVAVTGGGGGSAGRSCAGCGGRIADRFLLFSMERYWHTRCLKCSCCHAQLGEIGTTCYSKGGMILCKNDYIRLFGHSGACSACGQSIPASEMVMRAQGNVYHLKCFTCATCRNRLVPGDRFHYVNGTIFCEHDRPGGALLSSHLTSLQGNGMMPDQKVC from the exons ATGGTGAACAGCCGGGTGGAGGCATCAGCCGTGGCGGTGACGGGAGGCGGCGGTGGCTCGGCAGGCAGGTCATGCGCGGGCTGTGGTGGGCGCATCGCCGACCGCTTCCTGCTCTTCTCCATGGAGCGCTACTGGCACACGCGCTGCCTCAAGTGCTCCTGCTGCCACGCCCAGCTGGGCGAAATTGGCACCACCTGCTACAGCAAAGGGGGCATGATCCTCTGCAAGAACGACTACATCAG GCTGTTCGGGCACAGCGGGGCATGCAGCGCTTGTGGCCAGTCCATCCCTGCCAGTGAGATGGTGATGCGGGCACAGGGCAATGTGTACCACCTCAAG TGTTTCACCTGTGCCACCTGTAGAAATCGGCTGGTGCCGGGCGACCGCTTCCACTATGTCAATGGCACCATCTTCTGTGAGCACGACCGGCCAGGGGGCGCCCTGCTCAGCAGTCACCTGACCTCGCTGCAGGGGAACGGCATGATGCCCGACCAGAAG GTCTGCTGA